One segment of Pseudobythopirellula maris DNA contains the following:
- a CDS encoding purine-nucleoside phosphorylase: MQELYAQIEEASAAIRKHWDRTPHAGIILGTGLGGLADQIEVEATIDYSEVPHFAVSTATSHRGRLVCGTLAGVPVVAMEGRIHQYEGYPLQQITLPVRVIKALGAELMIISQAVGGMNPQYKPGDVMVIDDHINLMGDNPLVGVNDDRLGPRFPDMSAPYDPELIDVALGVARKEDFVAHKGVSVAVTGPCLETRAEYRFLRMIGADVVGMSTVPETIVAVHAGLRVFGMSVITDMCLPDALEVAQVDEIIATANSAEPKLRALVEGVLAHEAAKK, encoded by the coding sequence ATGCAAGAACTCTACGCACAGATCGAAGAGGCGTCCGCCGCCATCCGCAAGCATTGGGATCGCACGCCGCACGCCGGCATCATCCTTGGCACCGGCTTGGGCGGGTTGGCCGATCAGATCGAGGTGGAGGCGACGATCGACTACTCGGAGGTACCCCACTTCGCCGTCTCCACGGCCACGAGCCACCGCGGCCGGCTGGTTTGCGGCACGCTTGCCGGCGTGCCGGTTGTGGCGATGGAGGGCCGCATCCACCAGTACGAGGGCTATCCGCTGCAGCAGATCACCCTGCCGGTGCGGGTGATCAAGGCCTTGGGCGCCGAGCTGATGATCATCTCGCAGGCCGTGGGCGGGATGAACCCGCAGTACAAGCCGGGCGACGTGATGGTGATCGACGACCACATCAACCTGATGGGCGACAACCCGCTCGTGGGCGTGAACGACGACCGCCTCGGCCCCCGCTTCCCCGACATGTCGGCGCCGTACGACCCGGAGCTGATCGACGTGGCGCTGGGCGTCGCTCGTAAAGAGGACTTCGTCGCGCACAAAGGCGTGTCGGTCGCCGTCACGGGCCCCTGCCTCGAGACCCGCGCCGAGTACCGCTTCCTGCGTATGATCGGCGCCGACGTGGTCGGCATGTCGACCGTGCCCGAGACGATCGTCGCCGTGCACGCCGGCCTGCGGGTGTTCGGCATGTCGGTCATTACCGACATGTGCCTGCCGGACGCCCTCGAGGTGGCTCAAGTCGACGAGATCATCGCCACCGCCAACTCGGCCGAGCCGAAGCTGCGGGCCCTGGTCGAGGGCGTGCTCGCCCACGAAGCCGCTAAGAAATAG
- the deoC gene encoding deoxyribose-phosphate aldolase produces MPDIVALIDHAVLHPTQTADDVRKACAMCAELGAASVCVKPSHVAVAAEALRGSKTVPSTVIGFPHGGTSTAAKAAETLQACDDGAVEVDMVVNIGQTLAGEWDAVAADIRAVVDAAKSKGAVTKVIFETGLLPDDATKVKLCELSEAAGAAYVKTSTGFGFVKADDGSLKSTGATEHDIALMRASCGPGVKVKASGGVRSYEDAVKLVALGAERLGTSGTEAIAAGQRGETAASSGSY; encoded by the coding sequence ATGCCGGACATCGTCGCCCTGATCGACCACGCGGTCTTGCACCCCACCCAAACGGCCGACGACGTGCGCAAGGCGTGCGCCATGTGCGCCGAGCTCGGCGCAGCGAGCGTTTGTGTCAAGCCGTCGCACGTCGCCGTAGCGGCCGAGGCGCTCCGCGGGTCGAAGACCGTGCCGAGCACCGTGATCGGCTTCCCGCACGGCGGCACGAGCACCGCCGCCAAGGCGGCCGAGACCCTGCAGGCCTGCGACGACGGCGCTGTCGAAGTCGACATGGTGGTGAACATCGGCCAGACGCTCGCCGGCGAGTGGGACGCGGTCGCCGCCGACATCCGCGCGGTGGTCGACGCCGCCAAGTCCAAGGGCGCCGTCACGAAGGTGATCTTCGAGACCGGCCTGCTCCCGGACGACGCCACGAAGGTCAAGCTCTGCGAGCTCAGCGAGGCGGCCGGCGCCGCCTACGTGAAAACCTCCACCGGCTTCGGCTTCGTCAAAGCGGACGACGGCTCGCTCAAGTCGACCGGCGCCACCGAGCACGACATCGCCCTGATGCGAGCGAGCTGCGGCCCGGGCGTGAAAGTCAAAGCCTCGGGCGGCGTGCGCAGCTACGAAGACGCCGTGAAGCTCGTCGCCTTGGGCGCCGAGCGGCTCGGCACGAGCGGCACCGAGGCGATCGCCGCCGGCCAACGCGGCGAAACCGCCGCCAGCTCCGGCTCCTACTGA
- a CDS encoding tRNA modification GTPase, with amino-acid sequence MRNSYDTQDTVVAIASARGAAERGIVRLSGPDALGVVGRLVEVWAPPESPSVLPQQRVRLLLSGAERSLPCDLFVWPDTRSYTGQPSAELHTVGSPPVLDALVAAACAAGARLAEPGEFTLRAFLAGRLDLTQAEAVLGVIDARGDTALRAALEQLAGGLSAPLGELRATLLGLLAELEAGLDFVDEEDVRFIEPEVLLHRLTEAAATLQVVSNQAGQRGDSTRAPRVVLAGEPNAGKSSLFNALRQRYGVEPPPAEALVSPVRGTTRDAVTATLDMGGVACELVDTAGVDGDGPIDPIDGRARRSADRLRQDADLVLWCEPPGARTVVSVAAERRLRVSTKCDLGDENNSPLCGNPAAGGRWATSAATGAGLEELAQAIAHRLASGEDDDSSAVVSHTAARCRESLIRAAEGLAGARDLAAAGEGEELVALELRAALDALGAVTGEVVTDDVLDQIFGKFCIGK; translated from the coding sequence GTGCGAAACTCCTACGACACTCAAGACACGGTGGTCGCCATCGCCTCGGCCCGCGGCGCCGCGGAGCGCGGGATCGTGCGGCTCTCGGGTCCCGACGCGTTGGGAGTTGTCGGCCGCCTAGTCGAAGTCTGGGCGCCGCCAGAATCGCCATCGGTCCTGCCGCAGCAGCGTGTGCGATTGCTGCTCAGTGGCGCCGAACGCTCGCTGCCTTGCGACCTGTTCGTTTGGCCCGACACGCGCAGCTACACCGGCCAGCCGAGCGCCGAGCTGCACACGGTCGGCTCGCCGCCGGTCTTAGACGCCCTGGTCGCCGCCGCCTGCGCGGCGGGCGCCCGGCTCGCCGAGCCGGGCGAGTTCACGCTGCGGGCGTTCCTCGCCGGGCGGCTCGACCTGACGCAGGCCGAGGCGGTGCTCGGCGTGATCGACGCCCGCGGCGACACGGCCCTGCGCGCCGCGCTCGAGCAACTCGCCGGCGGCTTGTCGGCCCCGCTGGGCGAACTCCGCGCGACGCTCTTGGGGCTGCTGGCCGAACTCGAGGCGGGGCTCGACTTCGTCGACGAGGAAGACGTCCGTTTCATCGAACCCGAGGTCTTGTTGCACCGGCTCACCGAGGCGGCCGCCACGCTGCAAGTCGTTAGCAATCAAGCGGGCCAGCGCGGCGACTCGACCCGCGCGCCGCGAGTGGTGCTCGCGGGCGAGCCGAACGCCGGCAAGAGCAGCCTCTTCAACGCTCTGCGTCAGCGATACGGTGTGGAGCCGCCGCCTGCCGAGGCGCTGGTCTCCCCGGTTCGCGGCACGACCCGCGACGCGGTGACCGCCACGCTCGACATGGGCGGCGTGGCTTGTGAGTTGGTCGACACCGCCGGCGTCGATGGCGACGGGCCGATCGACCCGATCGACGGCCGAGCCCGACGCTCGGCCGATCGTCTCCGCCAAGACGCCGATCTCGTGCTGTGGTGCGAGCCTCCCGGCGCCCGAACGGTCGTGAGCGTTGCCGCCGAGCGGCGGCTGCGCGTTAGCACCAAGTGCGACCTCGGCGACGAGAACAACAGTCCCTTGTGCGGCAATCCCGCTGCAGGAGGCCGTTGGGCGACCAGCGCCGCCACCGGCGCCGGGCTCGAAGAGCTCGCCCAGGCGATCGCCCACCGCTTGGCGAGCGGGGAGGACGACGACTCGTCGGCCGTCGTTTCGCACACCGCGGCCCGCTGCCGCGAAAGCCTCATCCGCGCCGCCGAGGGGCTCGCCGGCGCCCGCGATCTGGCGGCGGCAGGGGAGGGCGAGGAGCTTGTCGCCTTGGAGCTTCGCGCCGCGCTCGACGCCCTGGGGGCCGTGACCGGGGAGGTGGTCACCGACGACGTTCTGGACCAGATCTTCGGAAAATTCTGCATCGGCAAATAA
- a CDS encoding efflux RND transporter permease subunit, with protein sequence MKISEAAIDRPRMVGVMTLMVVLLAVFAAVQTPVQLSPAITKAVILVAVPYPDSQPSEAENEIARKIEDALTELQAVDFMASTSMRGSSVTQVVFLDGVDPDDARREVKDLVDRIRNELPAGREVQPVVTDMDFENMPLMLVNITPPAGFDDRALKQIAEDVQDQIETVDGVANTQLFGGKEREIQVDIHPDLAAEYGVSLAQLRQSLADFHAELPAGAFETGSFDRSIRNETKLRGVDDIRSAVVTRHADRVVRVSDVATVVDGYRRVKNLAEFDGHAGATIIVNKEADINSLGAAVAVREMVDSLRERYPDLTFSITRDASQEIWVMFRVLGSSAIFGALLVLVILAWTMGLRISVLVLIAIPFSMAVALIFLFFAGIPVSNMVIFSFILVLGMVVDGAIIVAENIHRHIEMGKDPDRAAKDGIEEVGVPVIAADLTTVAAFLPMLLVPGIMGDFMSVMPKVVSVALIGSILVDHFVIPTLAARWYGKQPKAADPAGGGEDLSHSDFHHFGFFTRTYARSLRFALDHRGMVIVWCILALWGAKILIGHLGFNFFPTSDRGQFIVRYELPLGYSIEETLEASRVITKPLERWRDTGALKHYVTSVGSSGGLAMRVDDDPASGPEFGQVQVEMLPPMDRSVEQADVIRYLRENIKPLPGMTFTIEEVQDGPPGGAEVSVRLTGDNLDQMGAVAERITERMKGIRGAVDVTTDYRPDSPELIIEPKPEVVGLFGMTEAQIAAAVQIAIAGDNRIQITLDDEDVDLRIQLAGEFRSSPHDIERLMLTGPDGRKASIGSVAELRRDTGLYSINRYDRNRAVVAKCNVNEPLTAAQVFEILSSEILPELGFEGLKSGEMMLEGFPKAYVGAVATQAEGVQAEFTGENDERDKNFGYLLWSMIIAVVLIAAILAIQFNSLRQSAVVMGAVPLSFIGVVLGMWATGFPFSLATFIGLVSLTGIVVNDAIVLVDFTNQARRDGLDVREALMQAGVHRLRPVLLTTVTTCGGLLPLMLNISGGAEFWQPLTGAVVFGLAFSTVLTLVVIPCMYSMAYRRPTLTELGTFTGFAVLLFVILPMLSAFYESIRVFIDNAALLS encoded by the coding sequence ATGAAGATCAGCGAAGCCGCCATCGACCGGCCGCGCATGGTGGGCGTGATGACGCTCATGGTCGTGCTGCTAGCGGTCTTCGCCGCGGTGCAGACCCCCGTGCAGCTCTCGCCGGCGATCACCAAGGCGGTGATCCTGGTCGCCGTGCCGTACCCCGACTCGCAGCCGAGCGAGGCCGAGAACGAGATCGCCCGCAAGATCGAAGACGCGCTCACCGAGCTGCAAGCGGTCGACTTCATGGCTTCGACCAGCATGCGCGGCTCCTCGGTCACGCAGGTCGTGTTCCTCGACGGCGTCGACCCCGACGACGCCCGCCGCGAAGTCAAAGACCTCGTCGACCGCATCCGCAACGAGCTGCCCGCCGGCCGCGAGGTGCAGCCGGTGGTCACCGACATGGACTTCGAGAACATGCCGCTGATGCTGGTCAACATCACCCCGCCGGCGGGGTTCGACGACCGGGCGCTCAAGCAGATCGCCGAGGACGTGCAGGACCAGATCGAGACGGTCGACGGCGTGGCCAACACCCAGCTGTTCGGCGGCAAAGAACGCGAGATCCAGGTCGACATCCACCCCGACTTGGCGGCCGAGTACGGCGTGTCGCTCGCCCAGCTGCGTCAGTCGCTGGCCGACTTCCACGCCGAGCTCCCCGCCGGCGCCTTCGAGACCGGCAGCTTCGACCGCAGCATCCGCAACGAGACCAAGCTCCGCGGCGTCGACGACATCCGTAGCGCGGTCGTCACCCGCCACGCCGACCGCGTGGTGCGGGTCTCGGACGTGGCCACGGTGGTCGACGGCTACCGCCGGGTGAAGAACCTCGCCGAGTTCGACGGCCACGCCGGGGCGACGATCATCGTCAACAAGGAGGCCGACATCAACTCGCTCGGCGCCGCCGTGGCGGTGCGTGAGATGGTCGACAGCCTCCGCGAGCGTTACCCCGACCTCACGTTCTCGATCACCCGCGACGCCTCGCAGGAGATCTGGGTGATGTTCCGCGTGCTCGGCTCGAGCGCGATCTTCGGGGCCCTTTTGGTGCTGGTGATCTTGGCCTGGACCATGGGCCTGAGGATCTCGGTGCTGGTGCTGATCGCCATCCCGTTCAGCATGGCGGTGGCCCTCATCTTCCTGTTCTTCGCCGGCATCCCGGTGTCGAACATGGTGATCTTCAGCTTCATCCTCGTGCTCGGCATGGTCGTCGACGGGGCGATCATCGTCGCCGAGAACATCCACCGCCACATCGAGATGGGCAAAGACCCCGACCGGGCGGCCAAGGACGGCATCGAGGAGGTCGGCGTGCCGGTCATCGCCGCCGACCTCACCACCGTGGCCGCCTTCCTGCCGATGCTGCTGGTGCCCGGCATCATGGGCGACTTCATGTCGGTGATGCCCAAGGTGGTGAGCGTCGCGCTCATTGGCTCGATCTTGGTCGACCACTTCGTGATCCCCACCCTGGCGGCGCGCTGGTACGGCAAGCAGCCCAAGGCGGCCGACCCCGCCGGCGGCGGCGAGGACCTCAGCCACAGCGACTTCCACCACTTCGGTTTCTTCACCCGCACCTACGCCCGCTCGCTGCGGTTCGCACTGGACCACCGCGGCATGGTGATCGTGTGGTGCATCCTGGCGTTGTGGGGCGCCAAGATCCTGATCGGCCACTTGGGATTCAACTTCTTCCCCACCAGCGACCGCGGACAGTTCATCGTCCGCTACGAGCTGCCGCTGGGCTACAGCATCGAGGAGACGCTCGAGGCGTCGCGCGTGATCACCAAGCCCCTGGAGCGTTGGCGCGACACGGGGGCGCTGAAGCATTACGTCACGTCGGTCGGCTCGTCCGGCGGGCTGGCGATGCGCGTCGACGACGACCCCGCCTCCGGACCGGAGTTCGGCCAGGTGCAGGTCGAGATGCTCCCGCCGATGGACCGCTCGGTCGAACAGGCCGACGTCATCCGCTACCTGCGTGAGAACATCAAGCCGCTGCCCGGCATGACGTTCACCATCGAGGAAGTGCAAGACGGCCCCCCCGGCGGGGCCGAGGTGTCCGTGCGGCTCACCGGCGACAACCTCGATCAGATGGGCGCCGTCGCCGAGCGCATCACCGAGCGCATGAAAGGAATCCGCGGAGCGGTCGACGTGACGACCGACTACCGCCCCGACAGCCCCGAGCTGATCATCGAGCCCAAGCCCGAGGTCGTCGGCCTGTTCGGCATGACCGAGGCCCAGATCGCCGCGGCGGTGCAGATCGCCATCGCCGGCGACAACCGCATCCAGATCACACTCGACGACGAAGACGTCGACCTGCGCATCCAACTCGCCGGCGAGTTCCGCAGCAGCCCGCACGACATCGAGCGGCTGATGCTCACCGGCCCCGACGGCCGCAAGGCGTCGATCGGCTCGGTCGCCGAGCTGCGGCGCGACACCGGGCTGTACAGCATCAACCGCTACGACCGCAACCGAGCCGTCGTGGCCAAGTGCAACGTGAACGAGCCGCTCACCGCGGCCCAAGTCTTCGAGATCCTGTCGAGCGAAATCCTCCCCGAGCTCGGCTTCGAGGGGCTCAAGTCGGGCGAGATGATGCTCGAGGGCTTTCCTAAGGCGTATGTCGGGGCGGTCGCCACCCAGGCCGAGGGGGTGCAGGCCGAGTTCACGGGCGAGAACGACGAACGCGACAAGAACTTCGGCTACCTGCTCTGGAGCATGATCATCGCCGTGGTCCTGATCGCCGCGATCCTCGCGATCCAGTTCAACAGCCTCCGCCAAAGCGCCGTGGTCATGGGCGCCGTGCCGCTCTCGTTCATCGGCGTGGTCTTGGGCATGTGGGCCACCGGCTTCCCGTTCAGCCTGGCCACGTTCATCGGCCTGGTGAGCCTCACCGGCATCGTCGTGAACGACGCGATCGTGCTGGTCGACTTCACGAACCAGGCCCGCCGCGACGGCCTCGACGTGCGCGAGGCGCTCATGCAGGCCGGCGTCCACCGCCTGCGACCGGTGCTGCTCACCACCGTGACGACCTGCGGCGGCCTGCTGCCGCTGATGCTCAACATCTCCGGCGGCGCCGAGTTCTGGCAGCCGCTCACCGGCGCGGTGGTGTTCGGCCTGGCGTTTTCCACGGTGCTCACGCTGGTGGTGATCCCCTGCATGTACAGCATGGCCTACCGCCGACCGACACTCACCGAGCTTGGTACGTTCACGGGCTTCGCGGTGCTGCTGTTCGTGATCCTGCCGATGCTGTCTGCGTTTTACGAGAGCATCCGCGTCTTTATCGACAACGCCGCTCTGCTATCCTAG
- a CDS encoding efflux RND transporter periplasmic adaptor subunit — MRKSLARFGRFGFLVLLTVAAFAAMWWVSSKSDGTTVSGSEVAAPSPTVASKTPVVAIDAEPRLCDVTVKFSGRIEPWETYTLGFEIGGRVLELGVNEAGAPLDDGDRVSAGQVLARLDDRVLRARQSEAVAQYEQAASDMQRARRLRELNSGALTDSEYQEYLTTLALAKAGQEMAVKNLEDSAIVSPVDGVISRRMVEAGESVGANDAVFEVIENRDLLLVVGVPESRVLELQSRLRAVAEARRGPLRDPEDGVFRARVQLEGRDVYGARYDRIDAEVYRIAQTAHETTGLFDIEIRIPNEENRLRAGMIATAEIVTDRLLAYRLPETAVLFRSGKSYLFTVDRQTEPMQVMFWDSQPTDVWRARRVDLARLVDLGQEVLVPAGEVELSNLVVRGHQRLADGQLVRLIDSEEEPTESNFTAGRL; from the coding sequence ATGCGTAAGTCGCTCGCCCGCTTCGGTCGCTTCGGTTTTTTGGTGCTGCTCACGGTCGCCGCCTTTGCGGCGATGTGGTGGGTCAGCTCCAAGAGCGACGGGACGACGGTCTCCGGCTCGGAGGTGGCGGCGCCCTCGCCCACCGTGGCGTCCAAGACGCCGGTCGTGGCCATCGACGCGGAGCCACGGCTCTGCGACGTCACGGTCAAGTTCAGCGGCCGCATCGAACCGTGGGAGACTTACACGCTGGGCTTCGAGATCGGCGGCCGGGTGCTGGAGTTGGGCGTCAACGAAGCCGGGGCGCCGCTCGACGATGGCGACCGGGTCTCCGCCGGCCAAGTGCTGGCGCGGCTCGACGACCGCGTGCTCCGCGCCCGCCAGAGTGAGGCGGTGGCCCAGTACGAGCAAGCGGCCAGCGACATGCAGCGGGCCCGTCGGCTCAGGGAGCTCAACAGCGGGGCGTTGACCGATTCGGAGTACCAAGAGTATCTCACCACGCTCGCCCTGGCCAAAGCGGGTCAGGAGATGGCGGTCAAGAACCTCGAGGATTCGGCGATCGTCTCCCCGGTCGACGGCGTGATCTCGCGGCGGATGGTCGAAGCGGGCGAGTCGGTCGGCGCCAACGACGCGGTGTTCGAGGTCATCGAGAACCGCGACCTGCTCCTCGTGGTCGGTGTTCCCGAGTCGCGAGTCTTGGAGCTTCAGTCCCGCCTGCGGGCGGTCGCCGAGGCGCGCCGCGGCCCGCTCCGTGACCCCGAGGACGGCGTGTTCCGGGCCCGCGTGCAGCTCGAGGGCCGCGACGTGTACGGCGCCCGCTACGACAGAATCGACGCCGAGGTTTACCGCATCGCGCAAACGGCCCACGAAACGACCGGGTTGTTCGACATCGAGATCCGCATCCCCAACGAAGAGAACCGCCTGCGGGCCGGCATGATCGCCACGGCCGAGATCGTCACCGATCGCCTGCTCGCCTACCGGCTGCCGGAAACGGCGGTGCTGTTCCGCTCGGGTAAGTCGTACCTGTTCACCGTCGATCGCCAGACCGAGCCGATGCAGGTGATGTTCTGGGACAGCCAACCGACCGACGTCTGGCGGGCCCGCCGCGTCGACCTCGCGCGGCTCGTCGATCTCGGCCAGGAGGTGCTCGTGCCGGCGGGCGAGGTCGAACTGAGCAACCTCGTGGTCCGCGGCCACCAGCGACTGGCCGACGGCCAACTGGTGCGGCTGATCGACAGCGAGGAAGAGCCCACCGAATCCAATTTCACCGCCGGCCGACTGTAG
- a CDS encoding DUF167 domain-containing protein, producing MSDGEQVDLREHDEGVVVPVLAHAGARREGVLGVRQGRLRVAVSAAPEKGKANKAIAAVLADFFGVAASRVELAAGATNPQKRLLVRGLERDAAREAIAAKF from the coding sequence ATGAGCGACGGCGAGCAAGTCGACCTGCGTGAGCACGACGAGGGGGTCGTCGTTCCCGTGCTGGCCCACGCCGGCGCGCGGCGCGAGGGGGTGCTCGGCGTGCGGCAGGGGAGGCTGAGGGTCGCCGTCTCGGCGGCCCCCGAAAAGGGCAAGGCGAACAAAGCTATCGCCGCGGTGCTCGCCGATTTCTTCGGCGTCGCCGCGAGCCGAGTGGAGCTGGCGGCCGGCGCCACGAACCCGCAGAAGCGGTTGCTTGTCCGGGGGCTGGAACGCGACGCAGCGCGCGAGGCGATCGCAGCGAAATTTTGA
- a CDS encoding CPBP family intramembrane glutamic endopeptidase: protein MNDLPQPVWLPVYAALVAVAGFMVWTSAFVNRMRDGCVLPFEPRRPVPWNAVGMAPGLLLLVLATLGTLAGGGEPAETLDDLAFIGNLAAAIVFSFVVLLGALGWVWQESGAKASDLGLAGGLRRVAGDVRLGVMGVFASLVPVYLVSTVLAQYVEPPKHSLLEKLLDRPGLSVWSVIAFAAVVMAPIVEEYIFRVLMQGYLERPDVLGRRLEEEPLAEQSEEERAGQHAEPLEEGSDEPLDDEAGWGDDFVPLAPISTPRTAWAPIVISSLLWALTHQGQGSAPAPLFVLGLVLGYIYQRTHRVLPCLVLHAVFNALSLTMAWALLKSQDLDLDLVPVAP from the coding sequence GTGAACGATCTCCCCCAGCCTGTTTGGTTGCCGGTCTACGCGGCGCTTGTGGCCGTGGCCGGCTTCATGGTCTGGACATCGGCGTTCGTCAACCGGATGCGCGACGGCTGCGTGCTCCCTTTCGAGCCGCGTCGGCCGGTCCCGTGGAACGCGGTCGGCATGGCGCCCGGGCTCCTGCTGCTGGTGCTCGCGACGCTCGGCACCCTGGCGGGCGGGGGCGAGCCCGCCGAGACGCTCGACGATCTTGCCTTCATCGGCAACCTGGCGGCGGCGATCGTGTTCTCTTTCGTCGTGCTGCTCGGCGCTCTCGGCTGGGTCTGGCAAGAGTCGGGCGCCAAGGCGAGCGACCTCGGTCTGGCCGGCGGCCTGCGGCGCGTGGCGGGCGACGTGCGACTGGGCGTTATGGGCGTCTTCGCGTCGCTCGTGCCGGTCTACCTCGTGTCGACCGTGCTGGCCCAGTACGTCGAGCCGCCGAAGCACTCGCTTCTCGAAAAGTTGCTCGATCGTCCCGGGTTGAGCGTTTGGTCGGTGATCGCATTTGCGGCGGTCGTGATGGCGCCGATCGTCGAAGAGTATATCTTCCGCGTGCTGATGCAGGGCTATCTGGAGCGGCCCGACGTTCTCGGCCGCCGGCTGGAAGAAGAACCGCTCGCCGAGCAATCGGAAGAAGAGCGAGCAGGGCAACACGCCGAACCGTTGGAGGAGGGCTCCGACGAGCCGCTCGACGACGAGGCGGGGTGGGGCGACGACTTCGTGCCGCTAGCGCCGATCTCCACGCCACGCACGGCGTGGGCGCCGATCGTGATTTCTTCGCTCTTGTGGGCGCTCACCCACCAGGGCCAAGGCTCGGCGCCGGCGCCGTTGTTCGTGCTCGGTTTGGTGCTCGGCTATATCTACCAACGCACCCACCGTGTGCTCCCGTGTTTGGTCCTGCACGCGGTGTTCAACGCTCTGTCGCTGACGATGGCGTGGGCGCTGCTCAAATCGCAGGACCTCGACCTCGATCTTGTACCCGTAGCGCCATGA